In Acidisarcina polymorpha, the DNA window GTCGTCAGCGAGCCAGCACCGATTGGCTTGAGCGCATCAGCTACCGGAGCAAGGAATGCCTCCAACGCCGGGTCGCTCAGATAAAGGCCGGTTGGGTGATCGCATCCAAGGTCGCTCTCCATCGCCGCGACATGATTACCGAACTCAACGGAGTGTTCCTTTCCGTATGTTGCAGCGCCGCTGGCGCCGAATTCCTCGTTCATCCAGGCGATGAACCGGATAGTACGCCGCGGGTGGATATTAAGTGCCTGCAGCAATTGGATCGTTTGCATTGCAGTCACAATCCCCGCTCCATCATCGGTAGCGCCGGTGCCCAGATCCCAGGAATCCAGATGACCCGAAACGATGACCATCTGCTCGGGGTTTTCTGACCCTTTCCAGTCCGCGATGACGTTATAACTTGTTTCCAGCGGCAGTGTTTGTGGCGTTAAGGTCAGATGTATGGTGATCGGCCCCTGCCGAGCCAGCCTGGCAAGGAGATCGGCATCTTCGGCTGTAACTGCAGCTGCAGGTATCTTCTCAACGCCTTCGGTGTACAGGAGGGTACCAGTGTGTGCCGTCCTAAGATCGGCACTCCCCAAGGAACGTACCAGCACTGCGATCGCCCCGAGTTTGGCGGCCACTGACGGGCCGACGACCCGGTAGGGAGCGGTTTGCAGGTAGGCTTGGATCCCTTGTCCCTGGGCGGTCATCGCTTTGTCAAAAGAGACATCGAACAATACGATCTTCCCCTTCACAGCTCCAGCCGGGAGCGCTCTGAGCTCGGCAAAAGAATGGACAACTATGACGGCCGCGGAAACTCCTGAGGGGGCAGTTGCCACAGAGTTCCCCAGGGCAGTTAAGACAATTTTCTGCGTGGCGCCAGAGACTTTGTTGGGCCAGTCTGTCAGGAAAGCAGTTTCTTCGCCACGCACCCAGTGAGGAACTGCGGTCTTCTCAAGCATCACGTCGGCGCCAAGCGCCCGCATCTGAGCCGCCACCCATTCAACGGCCGCGCTGGCCTGTGTCGAACCACTAAGCCGCGGTCCGATTGTGTCCGTCAGGTAGCTCAATCTGTCGTAGGCGAACGGGTCTCGCAGGGCCTCGTCACGCAGGCGATTCATGGTTGCGATCTGTTCCACGGTAAATGCTCCATGACCGGGCTCGGCCGCGGACACAATGCGATCCAGGACGGAGCCGGACGGCTGGGCCACGGGAGGGTTTTGAGCCCCCGCGAATGGAATTACACAGCTACCCGACAAAAGTAAAGCCGAGAAAAGTCGAGAAATCATCATGCTCCAAGTGAAGTGAATTTGGATGACGAGCTTTATCCCAAACACGCGTTGTCATCAATAAAACGCCTTGTTGTTGGGTGACTGCTCGAGCACCCCGTCAACCTAATCTGGTGAACAAAACCAGAGAACAAATCCAAGAGAACAAAATCAAGGAGAGTCACGCTCCCCGGCAAGAGGCCGTGCCGTGCAGCGGGGCTCCTTCTGCCTCCCTAGAGCTCATGGGCAGGGAATCCCCTCGAACTCGCTCATGGCTTTGCTCGAGTTGAGGCCGGAGCAATTCCGGTCGTCTCCGAGCTCCGGTCGGTCAGTGGTGTAAGCGCAAATGCCATTGCCTTCGGGAACTTCGTTGGTACCTCACATCCTTGCAATTGCTGGTTTGCGCCTCGCAACGAGAGGGTCGACCAGTTCGCCTTCATGGCGGCGAGTATCTTATCGTCGAGCGAGTCAAGGCGCGGCCGAATCGCTGTTTTGAGATCTAGAACCTCGGGAAACTGCGCCTGGCTCGTCTCGTGCCATTCCGCAAAGAGTTGATATTGCACCTGCTTAGAGGCTTCCATTTGAAGTCGAAAGAAATGCTGCACCCACTGCGGCGAAAGGCCGAGTTCTCTCGCCTTCACTGCCACGTCCGCGAGGATCTTTTGCTCTCGTTCGGGATCTTCGATAGAGGATTTAGTGTTCCACTTGCTCTTGGACACTTGCTCCATGTACGCCACGCGCTGCGCAATCAAGTCACACAAGGGCGCCAAGCGCCTTCCGCCCTCGAGGTCAGCAGAGGCCGGAAGCGCGGTTCCAGGCTGCCCGGCTACGGATGAGGGGCTTGTCTGGGACTGAGCAGACGTGGCGAATCCTGCGATCAACAGAAATGAGGTGCAAGTTAGGAGCGAGAGCGGCTTCGAGAGTCTCGACGGTGCGGCGGAGTTACGGCTTTTCAAAAGGCATCTTGCAAGGGTGCGCAGCCAAGGGCTTTGAGGAAGAGTATCTGTCTGCAGAGCTTCAACGAATAGACTCACTAATGTTCCTTTCGACTTCCGCGCGATCCTTGTGGCTCGAAGCGTCCTCAACGGGATCACGCT includes these proteins:
- the aroQ gene encoding gamma subclass chorismate mutase AroQ, whose protein sequence is MIPLRTLRATRIARKSKGTLVSLFVEALQTDTLPQSPWLRTLARCLLKSRNSAAPSRLSKPLSLLTCTSFLLIAGFATSAQSQTSPSSVAGQPGTALPASADLEGGRRLAPLCDLIAQRVAYMEQVSKSKWNTKSSIEDPEREQKILADVAVKARELGLSPQWVQHFFRLQMEASKQVQYQLFAEWHETSQAQFPEVLDLKTAIRPRLDSLDDKILAAMKANWSTLSLRGANQQLQGCEVPTKFPKAMAFALTPLTDRSSETTGIAPASTRAKP
- a CDS encoding M20/M25/M40 family metallo-hydrolase, yielding MEQIATMNRLRDEALRDPFAYDRLSYLTDTIGPRLSGSTQASAAVEWVAAQMRALGADVMLEKTAVPHWVRGEETAFLTDWPNKVSGATQKIVLTALGNSVATAPSGVSAAVIVVHSFAELRALPAGAVKGKIVLFDVSFDKAMTAQGQGIQAYLQTAPYRVVGPSVAAKLGAIAVLVRSLGSADLRTAHTGTLLYTEGVEKIPAAAVTAEDADLLARLARQGPITIHLTLTPQTLPLETSYNVIADWKGSENPEQMVIVSGHLDSWDLGTGATDDGAGIVTAMQTIQLLQALNIHPRRTIRFIAWMNEEFGASGAATYGKEHSVEFGNHVAAMESDLGCDHPTGLYLSDPALEAFLAPVADALKPIGAGSLTTISELPSEDLAPMIAAGVPSLAPIQDLRSYFNYHHTAADTLDKVDRQHLQENAAVIAVTAYAFADASKPAPRSK